TTAGTTTTATCTTAAGGGGTTTTTTGCAGTCTAGACcttgtttataaatatttcacagcTATCCAACCACTGTTAGAAAGCTCAGTTAGTGTGTCAATGCTGCAACATAATATTCATTATTCTCCTCAGCTCAGTGCAGTACCCTAATGGTCACAGCACAGGAAAAGGAGCACTTCTCACCGCGGGTAGGAGTGTGCTTTAGGACAGTTCAGCAACCTAGGGTGGGAGTTAAGGGTTTTGGGCCCGATTTCTTGGTTCCATTGTGTTCGTCCTCTAATCACAAAAcccttctccctcctcttccaCATGGTGGACTGAGGACCTAGGTGGTTCTATACTTAAACGCTTTAAACAACCAGCACCAACGACAGCACTGATTCAAATGCACATACTCTTTtaccagggggtggggggttggtggCTGGGGGCAGAATGGCAGCCCCCAGCCTCAGAGATCTAACAGGCAGACTCGGGGATGGTCGGCAGATGGGCGATCTTGTAGTAGCTGTGCTTCAGCTGGCGAGCAGTTCTACCAGAGATGACCCACCGTAGCCGCTGCTTGCTGGGCTTCAAGCTCTTGGTGGTTGAATATTCCGTCACACATTTGGCAACAAGCTCCCTCACGCAAAGCAAGTCTCCGTCTTTAACCTGAAAGATGCATGAGAAATTTAGTAATCTGTCTAGCTCAATGAAATCTTAATACTACCATCTTGGTGGAATCAAAGCAATGGCTTCACTGATCCCCTTTCTAGAATTTTCCATGAACGGATTATGCAACAGCCTCTAGAGAAAACAGTCAAAAACTATTAGATGCATAATCTAACACTACATGAGCAATGAGCCCTTCAGTTTGTGATTACTCATTGATGCAATCTTAGCAACTAAAAGTTcataaaaaaaagtcactgcTCTTAAATCAAATCAGTGTCATACATTTAACTGAGAAATCTCAACCATAATTCTCATGATGCCCAAATTAAAGTAAATGAGATCACTGCCAATACCCAAAAATCACATGTGCTCAGATGAATCAGCACTATTGCAACtcaaacatgttaaaaaaaaaaaaaaaaaaaaagtgccttcATCACCTAAGCAGTTCTGGGTCTGTAGAATGTTTTGTATTAAAGTGGTGATATGCAGAACTGCAGCAGGATGGTTTGTCCATGCTGCAGTCCAGGCACTCACAGGCAGCAGCCGTTGGAGGTTCTGCACGGCCTCCCGGAGGGTTTCTGCTGACTCGCACCCATGCTGATCCTCAACCTCAAGGGCCAGCAGAGCCAGGCCAAGCAAGGAAGGCTGACAGGACAAATCAGACAGTCGTTAACACCAATGCAAGAACTTGCACACAATGCtctgaaaatgtttattcttcAACAGGGCCACAAAGGAAGCCAATCCATGTCCAAAAAACCTCAAAGGGAAGAAGTTGACTCACCCTTAGTTTTGTGAACGTGAAAGAGCAGTGACAAGCCTTTAGCTGAGCCTCCAGCCTTTCCAAGTTAATCATCTTCCTACTGAAATGTGATTAAAGCACTAATGAGTACCAGTCCAAAGCTTTTAGTCTATACAATGATCCAGCTGTCATGTTGCTCACCTGTCGGCATCAATCATCTGGAGAACATGGCAGTGGAAGAGCCTGAGGAACTGCAGCGCAGTGGGTGCTCTGATCTTCCACAAGAGCTTCTCCAGAACAATCTTCTCCATCCTCATCATGTCTGAGACCGTGAAGCGGTTCTGGCTGATCCTGATCAGGTCGCACGCCAGAGGGacattcttctcttcttctgaaGCCTTCACAGCAATGTAGAAACAGCAGAGGCTGACGCAGGACAGGTGCTTGGGCTGGATCTGTAAAGAACAAGAGTGAAGTCTGACAAAGCATGACAGCAATTACCAAATGGGAAAGCACTGGTTGGGTGGTAGAGAGCCTCCTTTTCATCTGGGATACATTTCTTGCATAACCATTTTGGGACAAACTGTCATGAACCATTATGCAAACAGTCCAATTGCAAAGAACTTAAACTATATGAAGACCAGAAGTGTCAAGTTTTAGCTGATCCAATTGGTGATTTGATGCATCATTTTATGACCCTGATTCAAAATTAGTGCAACATGAATAGCACAATATTTCCCTTTGCAATACCGTGCGTCAACATACATAAATAGATCCTGTAGCACCTATTCTGTCATGTTGCAAGCATTCTAGCCTCCCACGGATGTCCATAATTAGTTCCGTGGGTGTTCTGGTCAACTAAAGCAAAATTTCTTAAAGTTTAGCCAAATCTTAAAGCAACATCGTTAATGTTTCAGCAGCGCAAATACACGACATTGCGTATCACACTGGTAATATTAAAACAACCGCTGTGTGGTTTGGCTCGCAGCGCACAGCTGCCGTAAACAATACCTTCATCACAGCAATAAAACGATCCAGAAGATTCACAGCAAGCGAAAACGTCTCCGCGGTGAAACCGAAGAAGCGGGTCAGAGAGAGCAGATCTTTCACGGCAAAGTCCCGCAGCTTCACGGTCATCCTCATGCCGTTATCGTGTGCGGACTCGATGATGCGTAGCCCACAAAGTTTGGGCTGATACCGAACCTCCTGCTCCAGGAGCGCCTTCAACGGGGACTCCGAGGGCAGCGCTTCCGTTCCGGTGACCTTGTCAATCATCTAACACACACGTTAAGCAATTGCTGATTTAAAATTGCAAGTCAGTCAATACAACATGCAGCAGTGAACTTCAGACATCTTTAAAGAGCTTTAGATGTGGTCACGCGAGCGTCTTCTGATTTAATTAATCTGAACGTTCTGCGCCACAAGACGGTGGTGGGGAAGAGGGATACATGTCCGGGCATGTCTGACCCGAACATCGAGACCCCAACAGCGAGCTATAACGCTGACTAAACGGTCACATCGCTTATCTGACTTCTTAGCCACTTCGTAAAACACTGGAAGAATGCCATAAATGCTGTTAAAGTTGACTACATTCCTTGATCTACAGTATGAAGGAGACCACCGCAGCCAAGTTAACCACGTCGGGTCATGTTCCCTTACCAACCCCGCAGCCAACAGGGTAATTAGCCTAGCTCGCTGGGGCTAGAACGTCCGTACACGCTGAATGTGATAAATGAGGTTATTAAAGCGTCTTCATTAGTTAAGTCTTAGCCAGCTACACAGGTTAGTCACCTAGGTTAGATA
This region of Electrophorus electricus isolate fEleEle1 chromosome 2, fEleEle1.pri, whole genome shotgun sequence genomic DNA includes:
- the ccng1 gene encoding cyclin-G1; amino-acid sequence: MIDKVTGTEALPSESPLKALLEQEVRYQPKLCGLRIIESAHDNGMRMTVKLRDFAVKDLLSLTRFFGFTAETFSLAVNLLDRFIAVMKIQPKHLSCVSLCCFYIAVKASEEEKNVPLACDLIRISQNRFTVSDMMRMEKIVLEKLLWKIRAPTALQFLRLFHCHVLQMIDADSRKMINLERLEAQLKACHCSFTFTKLRPSLLGLALLALEVEDQHGCESAETLREAVQNLQRLLPVKDGDLLCVRELVAKCVTEYSTTKSLKPSKQRLRWVISGRTARQLKHSYYKIAHLPTIPESAC